A portion of the Candidatus Aminicenantes bacterium genome contains these proteins:
- a CDS encoding ankyrin repeat domain-containing protein produces the protein MKQTFLKLFIVLTLLLILPATGLQAAEIHKAASAGDLETVKRLLEQNPKLLQEMDENGRTPLHWACRGVHFDLVKYLVERGADVNARDNGAMAPLHSVASRGHLDAAKLLLAAGARVDAETKGGWTALHLAAANGHTAMAALLLDKGAHLDIRD, from the coding sequence ATGAAACAAACATTCCTCAAATTGTTCATCGTCTTGACGCTGCTGCTGATCCTGCCGGCAACGGGATTACAGGCGGCAGAGATCCACAAGGCAGCTTCCGCGGGTGACCTGGAAACCGTCAAAAGACTGCTGGAACAAAATCCCAAATTGCTTCAGGAAATGGACGAAAACGGCCGGACGCCTTTGCACTGGGCCTGCCGCGGCGTCCACTTCGACCTGGTCAAATATTTGGTCGAAAGGGGGGCGGACGTGAATGCCCGCGACAACGGGGCGATGGCGCCGCTGCATAGCGTGGCTTCGCGGGGGCATCTGGATGCGGCCAAGCTGCTGCTCGCCGCCGGCGCCCGCGTCGACGCCGAAACCAAGGGTGGCTGGACGGCTTTGCATCTCGCTGCAGCCAACGGACACACGGCGATGGCGGCCCTGCTGCTCGACAAGGGCGCCCACCTCGACATTCGTGAC